The Prevotella fusca JCM 17724 genome includes a window with the following:
- a CDS encoding AAA family ATPase translates to MNTQNYSNSLVAAIKLAKALAHQDKHLSFGVAHLVIAMLTEQTGLREILNSMQKEVAYISDWFETYREMYVGVEHDSGEIIPDHEVETVLDEAERSKIKLGTDSVDALCVFAAIIRDGVVYSHQQIESIGVTEDEIMEYFDASTSPLSPVAEMDMGSSIQYVSDLRRAELLEEGKSIIGRSKEIRLILETLERSERQGILLVGAPGVGKTGIIRALAHEMEINQDEMINQTSLVGLNTSKILAQSGNETEITQKITGLLQKMNQAKSRGVLVIDDLQLLLESGNPTAATYILNNLDAQICDGAVTLLMVLSMDAFRKHIEKHSIANRLNIIDVEELEPNILRSALLRHRTILQAYYSLPMTEEAFISAYNLSNRYYKERSQPASTLDLVDSTAASVRLSNKNAAGIVEQLFAQYDKYKTMPIENVSDFDLHLLYHTIFNKVSVVLTSKIEDDFVLTDDDSTQEKLDKLGKMLNELSVIAKKGIEKVSSLEIESVVADDTGIPIGKIQAQEKDRLLGIESKLQERVKGQDKAIRTLSDAIIESRSGLSDPKKPIGSFFFLGPTGTGKTELTKSLANLLFDDDTAMIRFDMSEFKEEHSAALLYGAPPGYVGYEEGGLLVTKIRQKPYSVVLFDEIEKAHSSVYDIFLQIMDEGKVHDKLGREGDFSNSIIIFTSNIGSQWIAEQIQQGHQPTSNELIEVMSKYFRPEFLGRLTEVVPFSPITEAVAQQIFLLQFSRLQKQLLEQKDIQLELAPETIAYLTSKGFSPQYGARPIAGVVRTYLKKTISKLIVSETIKSGDHIIATYKDGNLQWNHA, encoded by the coding sequence ATGAACACACAAAATTACAGCAACAGCCTCGTAGCTGCCATTAAGCTGGCAAAGGCGTTGGCGCATCAGGACAAGCATCTTTCCTTTGGAGTTGCCCATCTTGTCATTGCTATGCTGACGGAGCAGACTGGTCTGCGTGAGATTCTGAATTCCATGCAGAAGGAGGTAGCCTATATCAGCGATTGGTTTGAGACTTATCGTGAGATGTATGTTGGCGTTGAGCACGATTCGGGTGAGATTATCCCCGACCATGAGGTGGAAACGGTGCTCGATGAGGCAGAACGCTCGAAGATAAAGCTCGGCACAGACTCTGTGGATGCGCTGTGTGTGTTTGCGGCTATTATCCGTGATGGCGTGGTTTACTCCCATCAGCAGATAGAGTCAATCGGTGTGACTGAGGATGAGATAATGGAATATTTCGATGCATCCACCTCCCCTCTGTCCCCTGTGGCAGAGATGGATATGGGCAGTTCCATCCAGTATGTATCTGATCTCCGCCGGGCTGAACTCCTGGAAGAAGGGAAGTCAATCATCGGTCGCAGCAAGGAAATCCGTCTGATATTGGAGACGCTGGAGCGTTCCGAACGGCAGGGAATCCTGCTTGTGGGTGCACCCGGTGTCGGCAAGACGGGCATTATCAGAGCCCTTGCACACGAAATGGAAATCAACCAGGACGAGATGATCAACCAGACATCGCTGGTCGGGCTGAACACATCGAAGATACTGGCACAGTCGGGTAATGAAACAGAGATTACCCAGAAGATTACAGGTCTGTTGCAGAAGATGAACCAGGCAAAGAGCCGTGGAGTATTGGTCATTGATGATTTGCAGCTGTTGCTTGAAAGCGGTAATCCGACGGCAGCAACCTATATCCTCAACAACCTTGACGCACAGATTTGTGACGGTGCGGTCACACTGCTGATGGTGCTCTCAATGGATGCCTTCCGCAAGCATATTGAGAAACATTCGATAGCCAACCGATTGAATATCATCGACGTAGAGGAACTTGAACCGAACATTCTTCGCAGTGCATTGCTGCGGCATAGAACCATCCTGCAGGCATATTACAGTCTGCCGATGACTGAGGAGGCGTTCATCAGTGCCTACAATCTCTCAAACAGATATTACAAGGAAAGAAGCCAGCCAGCTTCAACATTAGACCTTGTTGACAGTACGGCAGCTTCCGTAAGACTTAGCAACAAGAACGCAGCAGGCATCGTTGAGCAGCTCTTTGCACAGTATGATAAGTACAAGACGATGCCGATAGAGAACGTGAGTGACTTCGACCTGCATCTGCTCTATCACACCATCTTCAACAAGGTGAGCGTTGTGTTGACTTCAAAGATAGAAGACGACTTTGTCCTCACCGATGATGATTCAACGCAGGAGAAGCTGGACAAGCTCGGCAAGATGCTGAACGAGCTGTCAGTCATTGCAAAGAAAGGCATTGAAAAGGTAAGTTCGCTGGAGATTGAGTCAGTTGTGGCGGATGATACGGGCATTCCTATCGGTAAGATTCAGGCACAGGAGAAAGACCGTCTTCTGGGTATAGAGTCCAAACTGCAAGAAAGAGTCAAGGGACAGGACAAGGCCATCCGCACGCTGTCGGATGCCATCATCGAGTCACGAAGCGGACTCAGCGACCCGAAGAAGCCTATCGGCTCATTCTTCTTCCTCGGTCCTACCGGTACGGGTAAGACCGAGCTGACGAAATCACTTGCCAACCTCTTGTTCGATGACGATACGGCAATGATACGTTTCGATATGTCCGAGTTCAAGGAAGAACACTCAGCGGCACTGCTCTATGGTGCTCCTCCGGGCTATGTGGGCTATGAGGAGGGTGGTCTGCTTGTGACGAAGATTCGCCAGAAACCTTATTCTGTCGTTCTCTTTGATGAGATTGAGAAGGCACACAGCAGTGTTTATGACATCTTCCTCCAGATTATGGACGAAGGAAAGGTGCATGACAAGCTGGGACGTGAGGGCGACTTCTCCAACTCAATCATCATCTTCACTTCAAATATCGGAAGCCAGTGGATTGCCGAGCAGATACAGCAGGGACACCAGCCCACCTCCAATGAGCTGATTGAGGTGATGTCAAAGTACTTCCGTCCCGAGTTCCTCGGCCGTCTGACAGAGGTTGTTCCGTTCTCACCCATCACCGAGGCTGTTGCCCAGCAGATTTTCCTTCTCCAGTTCTCACGCCTGCAGAAGCAGCTGCTTGAACAGAAGGACATCCAGCTGGAACTGGCACCGGAGACGATTGCCTACCTTACATCCAAGGGCTTTTCGCCACAGTATGGTGCCCGTCCGATTGCAGGTGTCGTAAGAACCTACCTCAAGAAGACGATTTCCAAACTGATTGTGTCAGAGACCATCAAGTCCGGCGACCATATAATAGCAACTTATAAAGACGGAAATCTGCAATGGAATCACGCATAA
- a CDS encoding TssN family type VI secretion system protein — translation MKPLILFFLKYLLAPLLATIMMFVMGALKSVRQQLGMKRIIVFALLAGLFLGVPSLLGYLKNEYVWGGLVLTILSYLLLGFAYLWALRTFISKKNDDMSIEVLVTVLSGIFGVWIYYLVFNWISGGLEYTPWAMTAVCWFMIPYFVFRCFKFFRNIQPAIYDLWRINHSGFNRNYWDNLDTFKAITVKVKLKRHVGDYDYTSLSVRLAEGIALGDWFDWMVEDQNRRFPQSQIEINMEGSESGWIFYTSKWFKYPLFIRMLDPRLTASENGIKKNQVIYIKRVKSINHIQHEED, via the coding sequence ATGAAACCATTAATACTTTTCTTTCTAAAATATCTGCTGGCACCGCTTCTTGCAACGATCATGATGTTCGTCATGGGAGCATTGAAGTCTGTCCGGCAGCAGCTGGGTATGAAGCGTATCATCGTCTTCGCCCTGCTGGCGGGGCTTTTCCTCGGAGTACCCTCTCTGCTTGGCTATCTGAAGAACGAATATGTATGGGGAGGTCTTGTACTCACGATCCTTTCCTATCTTCTTCTGGGCTTTGCCTATCTCTGGGCATTGCGCACGTTTATCAGCAAGAAGAACGATGATATGTCTATAGAGGTTCTTGTGACGGTACTCTCTGGAATTTTCGGAGTATGGATTTACTACCTTGTCTTCAACTGGATCAGCGGCGGACTGGAATACACTCCGTGGGCGATGACCGCAGTCTGCTGGTTCATGATTCCTTACTTTGTCTTCCGCTGCTTCAAGTTCTTCAGAAACATACAGCCTGCCATCTACGACCTGTGGCGAATCAACCACAGCGGCTTCAACCGCAATTACTGGGACAACCTCGACACTTTCAAGGCGATAACGGTGAAGGTGAAGCTGAAAAGGCATGTCGGTGATTACGACTATACCTCCCTTTCCGTCAGACTGGCTGAGGGAATAGCCCTCGGTGACTGGTTTGACTGGATGGTAGAGGACCAGAACCGCCGTTTCCCGCAGTCGCAGATTGAAATCAATATGGAAGGAAGCGAAAGCGGCTGGATATTCTATACAAGCAAGTGGTTCAAGTATCCACTGTTCATCCGCATGTTGGACCCGCGCCTCACGGCATCTGAGAACGGAATAAAGAAAAACCAAGTTATCTATATTAAACGAGTAAAAAGCATAAATCACATACAGCATGAAGAAGATTGA
- the tssO gene encoding type VI secretion system TssO, with protein MTEKNRKERRQAMNSFAFIFGFTMLLFVLFAVCTLKTAERGISLLDEKKARYDEVFRKQAGYNYRMDQMFKDMNNLTIQTRTDNEQARYHMIIARHIQEMQDEIYRGDVDTTHYVLYKVLFNQLQATQETTATYFDEKRDLDYIMEQIEKAQNLINR; from the coding sequence ATGACAGAAAAGAACAGAAAAGAACGCCGGCAGGCAATGAACTCCTTTGCTTTCATCTTCGGATTCACGATGCTGCTCTTCGTGCTCTTCGCCGTTTGTACGCTGAAGACAGCCGAAAGGGGTATCAGCCTGCTGGATGAAAAGAAAGCACGGTATGATGAGGTGTTCAGAAAACAGGCTGGATACAACTACCGTATGGACCAGATGTTCAAGGATATGAACAATCTCACCATTCAGACACGTACGGACAACGAGCAGGCGCGGTACCACATGATTATTGCCCGTCACATACAGGAAATGCAGGACGAAATCTATCGGGGAGATGTTGACACCACCCACTACGTCCTCTACAAAGTCCTGTTCAATCAGCTGCAGGCAACGCAGGAAACCACTGCTACTTACTTTGACGAGAAACGTGACCTTGATTATATCATGGAACAGATAGAGAAGGCGCAGAATCTTATAAACAGATAA
- the tssO gene encoding type VI secretion system TssO encodes MTKDEKIWSTIKFTLLLTFSVALLYILLCKYVMPIPVSITGNAVAEINEAETIFKDQKQMAEKMIVLRQDIDSLNFEIQQSQRISEIKDRMAQLQNNYRQHSYNAKYLYCMQSFKTIQDYFDIKQKLYWTSKTKEDRKHMLEMLKGQIR; translated from the coding sequence ATGACTAAAGACGAAAAGATATGGTCCACCATAAAGTTCACACTTCTGTTGACTTTCTCAGTGGCATTGCTTTATATCCTCCTGTGCAAGTACGTCATGCCCATTCCTGTATCTATAACAGGAAATGCCGTGGCTGAAATCAATGAAGCGGAGACAATCTTCAAAGACCAGAAGCAGATGGCAGAGAAGATGATAGTGCTGAGGCAGGACATTGACTCGCTTAATTTCGAGATACAGCAGTCACAGCGTATCAGCGAAATCAAGGATAGGATGGCACAGCTGCAGAACAATTACCGACAGCATTCCTATAATGCGAAGTACCTGTACTGCATGCAGTCGTTCAAGACTATCCAGGACTATTTCGACATCAAGCAGAAACTCTATTGGACATCAAAGACCAAAGAGGATAGAAAGCATATGCTTGAAATGCTGAAGGGACAGATCAGGTGA
- a CDS encoding PKD domain-containing protein: protein MTERQKIILAIVAALAVVGLLVALLLPSRTVEKNLDFFIQDRNANNQLEVNELLKFTINDSTAVIDKRVLWKMGNGDSIVGHPNISYAYRQAGKYLITLQVDGKIITEKTIDVVNIQRDTIAVDSIPKIVGPTQGYAGEKLVFSAEGNGMTSWLWEFGESGTIDAFDRQVIYKYDEPGKYLVKLKTNTTLYPVSHVITILPKVEDIVKDPNKLDSLEKAEPKDTLAMVQNDIKKHLQAIANTSPRDRNTFYAHRNHIINNYLGGNGNQVVVQINGERYNVFPDYCQGLHFLESNRYGRVTIDDVKVDDFHHITKIEVTQRNTGK from the coding sequence ATGACTGAAAGACAAAAAATCATTCTGGCAATCGTTGCGGCTTTAGCCGTAGTCGGATTACTGGTGGCTTTGCTTCTTCCATCACGCACTGTCGAGAAGAATCTGGACTTCTTTATCCAGGACCGCAATGCGAACAACCAGTTGGAAGTAAATGAGCTCCTGAAGTTTACCATCAATGACTCTACAGCTGTAATTGACAAAAGAGTATTATGGAAAATGGGAAATGGCGACAGCATCGTCGGGCATCCCAATATCAGCTATGCCTACCGACAGGCTGGCAAGTACCTCATAACACTGCAGGTTGACGGCAAGATCATCACTGAGAAGACCATCGATGTGGTCAATATCCAGAGGGACACGATTGCTGTTGACTCTATTCCTAAGATCGTCGGTCCGACACAGGGCTATGCCGGTGAAAAACTCGTTTTCTCGGCTGAAGGCAACGGTATGACGAGCTGGCTTTGGGAGTTCGGAGAGAGCGGGACGATTGATGCCTTCGACCGTCAGGTAATTTACAAGTATGACGAGCCGGGCAAGTATCTTGTCAAGCTGAAGACCAATACCACCCTGTATCCTGTTTCACACGTCATCACAATCCTTCCGAAGGTTGAGGATATTGTAAAGGACCCGAATAAACTGGATTCATTGGAGAAAGCAGAGCCGAAGGATACGCTGGCAATGGTGCAGAACGACATCAAGAAGCACCTGCAGGCAATCGCCAATACAAGCCCGAGGGACAGAAACACTTTCTATGCACATAGGAACCATATCATCAACAACTATCTCGGCGGCAATGGCAACCAGGTTGTTGTACAGATCAATGGGGAGCGTTACAATGTGTTCCCGGACTACTGCCAGGGACTGCATTTCCTTGAGAGCAACCGCTATGGACGTGTGACAATTGACGATGTGAAGGTGGATGATTTCCATCACATTACCAAAATCGAAGTAACCCAAAGAAATACAGGAAAATGA